One Eriocheir sinensis breed Jianghai 21 chromosome 67, ASM2467909v1, whole genome shotgun sequence DNA segment encodes these proteins:
- the LOC126988058 gene encoding 60S ribosomal protein L38 isoform X1, with amino-acid sequence MMFTCRRSLDSLSPQPLPRAEGDRCLTATMPKQIMEIKDFLLTARRKDAKSVKIKKNPDNVKFKVRCSKYLYTLVINDREKAEKLKQSLPPGLQVKESK; translated from the exons ATGATGTTTACATGCAGACGCTCGCTTGACTCCCTCTCCCCGCAGCCCCTTCCCCGAGCAGAAG GTGACCGCTGCCTCACCGCCACCATG ccGAAACAAATCATGGAGATCAAGGACTTCCTGCTCACGGCGAGGAGGAAGGACGCCAAGT cggtgaagataaagaagaacccCGATAATGTCAAGTTCAAGGTGCGCTGCTCCAAGTACCTGTACACCCTGGTGATCAACGACCGGGAGAAGGCCGAGAAGCTGAAGCAGTCCCTCCCCCCAG GTCTACAAGTGAAGGAGTCAAAGTAA
- the LOC126988058 gene encoding 60S ribosomal protein L38 isoform X2, translating to MMFTCRRSLDSLSPQPLPRAEGDRCLTATMPKQIMEIKDFLLTARRKDAKSVKIKKNPDNVKFKVRCSKYLYTLVINDREKAEKLKQSLPPGLQVKERK from the exons ATGATGTTTACATGCAGACGCTCGCTTGACTCCCTCTCCCCGCAGCCCCTTCCCCGAGCAGAAG GTGACCGCTGCCTCACCGCCACCATG ccGAAACAAATCATGGAGATCAAGGACTTCCTGCTCACGGCGAGGAGGAAGGACGCCAAGT cggtgaagataaagaagaacccCGATAATGTCAAGTTCAAGGTGCGCTGCTCCAAGTACCTGTACACCCTGGTGATCAACGACCGGGAGAAGGCCGAGAAGCTGAAGCAGTCCCTCCCCCCAG GTCTGCAGGTCAAGGAGCGAAAGTAA